The following are encoded in a window of Dioscorea cayenensis subsp. rotundata cultivar TDr96_F1 chromosome 16, TDr96_F1_v2_PseudoChromosome.rev07_lg8_w22 25.fasta, whole genome shotgun sequence genomic DNA:
- the LOC120279339 gene encoding general transcription factor IIF subunit 2, whose translation MADDGGRNVLETARADRSVWLMKCPPVVSRAWQAAAASSSSSEASATQPVVAKVVLSVDPLCKDDPSSVQFKMEMAQTDPGNTPKSYSLNMFKDFVPMCVFSESSQGKYSIEGKVEHKFDMEPHSDNLKDYGKLCRERTNKAMIKTRQVQVIDNDHGVLMRPMPGMVGLIPSGSKEKKKPTPTKQSDVKRTRRDRRELENIIFKLFERQPNWALKQLVLETDQPEQFLKEILNDLCVYNKRGPNQGTHELKPEYKKSSEDVDTA comes from the exons ATGGCGGACGATGGAGGGAGGAACGTGCTAGAGACGGCGCGCGCTGATCGCTCCGTGTGGCTGATGAAATGCCCTCCTGTGGTTTCCCGCGCATGGCAAGCCGCTGCGGCGTCCTCGTCCTCTTCCGAAGCCTCGGCCACCCAACCCGTCGTCGCTAAGGTCGTTCTCTCCGTCGATCCCCTCTGCAAGGATGATCCCTCTTCCGTCCAG TTTAAGATGGAAATGGCCCAAACTGACCCTGGAAACACACCTAAAAGTTATTCGCTCAATATGTTCAAAGACTTTGTTCCaatgtgtgttttctctgaatCAAGCCAAG GAAAATATTCAATAGAAGGAAAGGTGGAACATAAATTTGATATGGAGCCTCATAGTGATAATTTGAAGGACTATGGTAAACTGTGCCGTGAAAGGACAAATAAGGCTATGATTAAAACTAGACAAGTCCAG GTGATTGATAATGACCACGGTGTGCTTATGAGGCCAATGCCTGGCATGGTTGGTTTAATCCCTTCTGGTTCAAAG gaaaagaaaaaaccaacTCCAACAAAACAATCTGACGTGAAGCGAACAAGAAGGGATCGGCGAGAACTGGAGAACATAATCTTCAAGCTTTTTGAAAGGCAACCGAATTGGGCTTTGAAGCAACTGGTTCTAGAGACAGACCAGCCTGAG CAATTCctgaaagaaatattaaatgACCTGTGTGTTTACAACAAAAGGGGACCAAACCAAGGAACCCATGAGCTTAAGCCAGAATACAAGAAATCCAGTGAGGATGTGGACACTGCTTAG
- the LOC120278594 gene encoding uncharacterized protein At2g29880-like has translation MATQEKTDTRAKWNESHKAHIVKLLGDYNVPAYRSQNGWTKEAWNRILRDMVTKFLNLKCTVVQVKALEQEMKKIYKLLKGFTELSGFGWDYEKNMVEATEEVWAPLLERNKEARRWHQQPFPYFMVLQEIYEGRYAEGRCSRDVDYYANVPMDTPSPSIPTPNDPIQSLPTPEIEIEDPNFAQVEPPCSQPNISQPQNSCSASRQRLGDEVQRRKKDRKRKNVQESFFEQYIDMRRAETDRYIDAMKMNRVEEKHTIGECMAAFNVLCDQFPDEDFVKITTLFKDKDNREIFFSLINEERKVLCLRQMIN, from the exons ATGGCAACTCAAGAGAAGACTGACACAAGGGCTAAATGGAATGAAAGTCATAAAGCTCATATAGTGAAATTGTTAGGCGACTATAATGTTCCAGCGTACCgttcacaaaatggatggactaaagaggcatggaatAGAATATTGCGTGACATGGTAACGAAATTCTTGAATTTAAAATGCACCGTTGTACAAGTTAAAGCGTTAGAGcaagagatgaaaaaaatttacaagcttCTGAAGGGGTTTACCGAATTGagtggctttggatgggattatgaaaaaaatatggtcgAAGCCACTGAAGaagtttgggcaccactacttgag agaaataaagaagctaGAAGATGGCATCAACAACCCTTTCCATATTTCATGGTACTGCAGGAGATTTATGAGG GGAGATATGCAGAAGGAAGATGCTCTCGTGATGTAGACTATTATGCAAATGTGCCAATGGACACTCCATCTCCAAGCATTCCGACTCCAAATGATCCCATCCAATCATTGCCTACACCCGAAATAGAGATAGAGGATCCTAATTTTGCACAAGTGGAGCCTCCATGCagtcaaccaaatatttcacaACCCCAAAACTCATGTAGTGCAAGCCGACAAAGGTTAGGGGATGAAgtgcaaagaaggaaaaaggaccGAAAGCGAAAAAATGTTCAAGAGTCATTCTTCgaacaatatatagatatgcgTCGAGCTGAGACGGATAGATATATTGACGCTATGAAAATGAACCGGGTAGAGGAGAAGCACACCATTGGAGAATGCATGGCGGCATTTAATGTGTTGTGTGATCAATTTCCAGAtgaagattttgttaaaattacaacattgtttaaagaCAAGGATAATCGTGAAATCTTCTTTAGTCTCATCAATGAAGAACGGAAAGTGTTGTGCCTTCggcaaatgattaattaa